In Luteitalea sp., the genomic stretch TCAGTCTCACGTAACGGTAGGCAGTATATATCCGACCGAAATCGTCGTCATCTACCCGTCGCTCATCTAGTTCCGGTCGTCCCAGAGGCCCGAGGCGGCTCAGTACCCTCCGTCTTGCGAGTACCTTACGATGTAAAGAGGCCTCGATGATCGTACGCTCAGAAACCGGGTCGCTGCTCCTCATCACGCAGCCTGATCACGCGGCGCTGGCACGGCGGATCATGGAACAGGCGATCCCGCTGGCCAGGACGACGCGTCGCGACTCAATTCTCTACGCGGTTGCGGAGCATGACAACGGCTGGCGCGAGCCCGACATGGCACCCAGTGTCGACCCTGCCACAGGAGAGCTGCAGGATTTCGTGAGCGCGCCGGTTGACGTCCGGCAAGCGGTGTGGCCGCGCGGCGTCGCACGGCTTGCCGCCGATCCTTGGGCAGCGGCTCTGGTTGCGCAACACGCCCTTACGGTATACGGCCGATTGCGGACGCGCCCTGAGTGGGAGGCGTTCTTCGGGGAGATGGAGAGGGCGCGCGATACCTATCTTCACAAGGCCGCAGCCAATCTTGACGAGCTCCGGCGGGGCTATGTCTTCCTTCGTCTGGGCGATTTGGCATCGCTCACGTTTTGCAACGGATGGACGAAGGAACAACGATACGAAGGCTGGACGATTCGTCTGGACGGCGCACGGCTGCTGATCACTCCAGATCCGTTCGGCGGCCGCGACGTCCCTCTTGCCGTGACTGCGCGCAAGCTGCCCAACCAAAGATTCGCGTCCGATGCTGATGCCGCGGCCGCGTATCGGTCCGCTAAAGAAGTGACGTGCTCGGGCATGGCAGTTGGCGTGCCAGAGCCCCGCGACGAGGTGCGCATCGAGGCCACAGAATGAAGCCATGCCATTTATCCGTCGACCCGATGTTCCTCAATGCCGTATTGCCGTTAACTAGACAGGACGCTCAACCGTGGGCGGGCCGTCAACGAAAGGATTCACGATCACGACGCCAGAGATTGACTGCTCGGGATTCAGATCTTCAGACAGAAGACGCGTCGCTCCAGTCTTGGCCGCCAGGCTGATGATGAGAGCGTCCCAGAAGCTGATCTTTGCCTCCTCTTCCGTCCTCGAGGCCGACAGGATGTCCTCTACGGTCGTCGCTTCGGCGCACCAAACAGAGTAGATCTCGACGACCTTGCGAGCCTCCTCTCTCGGCAGCGGCGTGCGTATCTTGCGTGTGACGTCGACATAGAACTCCTGAAGTACTTGCGCACTCAGCACGCCAGTGTGCTCCGCCCACAGCTCGCGCAGCGCGTTCTTCGCGGTCTCGTGCTTCTCGCCGGCGTCAATGTCGTGGCCGTAGATCAAGACGTTGCTGTCGAGGAACGTCCTACCGTTCATGCAACTCGTCTCGGCTCGCGGTGATCTTGCCGCCTAGGTGGAAGCCCCGTTCGAGGAGGGCGAGGGCGTTGCGCCGCGCCTGGTCGTACGCATCGTCCGCGCTGACCAGACTCTCGATCTCCTGCGCGAGCAGGCCACTGATGGACGTATTCCGCTTCGCCGCCAGGATCTTCGCCTTGTGCAGCGTTTGACGGTCAAGGCGGACGGTCACGTTCTGCTTGGTCGTTTGGGCGGTGCTCACATCCATATCTCCACGTGTATTACGGGTAGCACGTATTGCACGTGGCCATCAAGTCGCTCAGACTGTCATTCTCCCTAAAGGAAGGCTAACCTGGGTCTTGCCGCAAGCGCTCAGAAAGAGACCCGCTTACGGGCAGACAGATTCAGAAGGAGTACGCGACATGCGCATGCGGAGACTCGGCTGGGACGTGCTGCAGGATCTTCGATACGCCGTGCGGCTGCTGAGCAAGGCACCGGGCTTCACAATGGTCGCGGTGCTGTCGCTCGCGCTGGGCATTGGCGCCAACATCGCAGTGTTCAGCTTCGTCGATGGCATCCTGCTGCGGCCGCTCGACGTCCCGCGGCCGCAGGATGTGGTGCGCATCACGACGGCGACGCCGGCGCAGCGATTCAGCGACCTCTCCTACCTCGAATTCGAGACGATCCGCGATGGCAACACCACACTGAGCGGCCTGGCGGCCGAGTGGCAGATCGAGATGGGCGCGCGCGCGGATGGGAAGGGAGGGGAGCGCGGCGTCTCGCGCGTCACCCTCGGCTCTCTGGTCAACCGGGATTACTTCACCACCCTCGGCATGGCGCCTGCGCTCGGGCGGAACTTTCTCGCCGAGGAGGATTCGCCCGGCGCGCGCGACATCGCGGCGATCGTCAGCCACCGCGCCTGGCAGACGCGCTTCGACGGCGATCCGCAGATCATCGGGCGACGCATCACCGTGAACGGCCTGCCCGTCGTCGTCGTCGGTGTCGCGCCGGCGCAGTTCACCGGCACGGACCTGTACATGCGGCACGAAGTCTATCTGCCGCTCGCGATGGCGCCGCGGATCAGAGTCGGCGCCCGGCTGCTCGAGAATCCCGCGGAGCGTGGCCTCATCGTCCGCGGACGTCTGAAGCCTCACGTCACCGTGGCCGCCGCGGCTGCCGACATTCAGGCGCTCGCGCGCGCGCTGGAAGAGACGCATCCGGAGACGAGCCGGCAGCGCACTGCCACCGTGCTGCGTGATATCGATCAGCGGCTGCAGACGAAGGTCCAGGATTCGCGCTTGAGCATGATGCTGCTCGGCACGGTCCTGTTGGTGCTGGTGATCGCCGCCGTGAACGTCGCGAACCTGCTGCTGGGGCGCGCCGCGGCGAGGGGGAAGGAGATCGCGATCCGGATGTCTGTCGGCGCCAGCCGGCTGCGTCTCGTCCGCCAGTTGCTCACCGAGAGCTTGCTGCTGGCGCTGCTCGGCGGCGGGGTGGGGCTGCTGCTGGCACAGTGGGCCGTCTGGTCGCTGCGCTCGATTCCCCTGCCGACGGATTTGCCGATCGTCATCGACCTGCGGCTGGATCAACGCGTATTCCTCTACGGCCTGGTGCTGGCGTTGATCACGGGGATCGTGTTCGGCGTCGCGCCCGCGCTGCACGCGACGCGACGGGACCTGACATCGCCGGTGAAGGGCGGCGCCACGGGCCGGCGGCCGTTCCGCGGCCGCTACGCGCTCGTGGCCGCGCAGGCGGCGCTGTCCGTCGTTTTGCTGATCTGCGCCGGCCTGTTCGTCAAGAGCTTCCATCGCGCCGCGGTCGGGAATCCGGGCTATCGTGTGGACGGTGTGCTGCTGACGTCGTTCTCGCCGTCCCTCGTCAACATGCCGACGGCCCGGATCGAGACGTTCTATCAGCAGATTCAGGATCGCGTGCGCGCGCTGCCGGGCGTGGCGTCGGTTACGCTCGCGAAGCACGTGAACCTCGGGCCGGACGGGTACTCGCGCCGGATCGCCGTGGCCTCGTGCTCGGCCTGGCTCTCGCCCTCAGCCTCGCCAATGTGCTCCGCGATCTGATCGGTACCGTCCGTCCCCGCGATCCCGTCGTCTTCACCAGCGTCATCCTGGGCCTGTTCACCGCCGCCGTCGCCTCTTCCTGGCTCCCCGCCCGGCGCGCGGCCTCGATCGAACCGACGATCACGCTCCGCCAGGAGTAAGAGGTCGGCCACATGATGTCAGGCCGGGTGACCGGGCGCACGTCAGGATTGTGAGATGAGGGGTGGTCATGCGGCCATCCGGCGCTGGGAGCGTCTTTCCCAGAAATCCTCGAAGCGGCCGCTCAGTTTGCAACAGCGCAGGGCAATGATCGCGTCAGCTCCGGCAACCGTCCAGTGCATGCCGGCCCGCTTACACCGCACGCCGATCGCGGTCTTGCATCCGGCCTCGACGACCCCGGTCGAGGTGCACAGTCCTGCCGCCCGGAACTCCGCATAGCGCATGCGCGTGCGGTTTCCGTCGATGTATTCGACGCACTTACGCGCCTCGTCGTCTTTCGGTGCATGCCGTCGCAAGGCACACAGGACGGCCTCGATGTCGCTCGCGTCCAACTCGGCGTGACGTTGGCGGGCCCAATGCTCGCCCAGATCACTGCCCGCGCCGTAGATGGACTTGGCCACGTCGGAGAGATGCTGCTTGGCGTGGAAGCGGTCGACGATTTGGATGGCATCGGGAAAGTGGTCGGCGGCGATGTTCCAGATCCACCTGGCCCCATCGCCGAGCACGGCCCGGCGCGCCGCGCGATCGAAGCCGCGCCGAGTGGCCTCGCGCGCGACGCGCGCGGCGAATGCGCTTGGCGTCTCGTCCGTGTCCTTCTGCGCCGCGCTCTCAATCGCCGCGGAGTAGCTGACCGATCCCTCGTCGCGTACGGGGGTGCCGTCCTCATCGCGCCCTTCGGCGCTCCAGACCGTGACGAGCTTGACCTCGCGCGTCTTGGCCGAGCCGTCCGGCTGCTTGCCTACGCGGGTCTCTACCTCCGCCCTGCGCACTGGCACACCCGTGCCATCCATCCCCAGATAGAACGTCGGCGCCAGAAGCTCGGTGGGCGCCGGCGGCTCGACGACGCGCTGCTCGTCCTCGGCGATCTCGCGCCCCAGCGCCTCCGCCGCCCGCTCCACGTACGTGGTCGGCACCTCAACGCCCGCCAGCTCGCGCAGCAGCTCGTGGCCCTCCGCGAAGCTGACCATCGCCCCCACCCGCCCGACCATGCGCAACACGCCGGGCGACAACGACGAGCCCTCCACCCCCAGCGCCCGGTCGCGCGGGCAGAAGCCCGCTTCACAGGCCACGCAATGGTAATAGGCACGCTCCAGCCTCAACGCACCCAGGACGCTCGTGAAGGTCTTCGACCGCCGGTCCACGTAGCGCGCCGGCTCTCCACACGCGCAGGGCACCATCGACCCCATGTGATCTGAGCGGTCGGCGTTGAACCGCTGCTCGACCGCGCGGGCCGCCACATGCATCGCCTTCCGCCGCGCGGCCGTCTCGATGGCCTCCAAGTCCCAGTCTTCGACGGCGCCCGCGCCTACGAGCGTTTCGATCTCGGCCACGATCTCGCCCTCGAACGCCGTTTTGAAGCCCCCTTTTGGGCCCCCGCTTGCGAGACCGCCTCGGGTGCGTCCAGTTGGGCGTCGGCCCATCGCTCGCAGGCCTGCCAGTACGCGTCCACATGCGTGCGGAACGTCTGGCCGGCCTCGACCTGCGCGCGGGCCACGGCGGCTTGCTCGGCCGTCAAATAGCGCGATCGTGTCTTCCCGCCTTCGGTTCGGGTCA encodes the following:
- a CDS encoding DUF3891 family protein, with the protein product MIVRSETGSLLLITQPDHAALARRIMEQAIPLARTTRRDSILYAVAEHDNGWREPDMAPSVDPATGELQDFVSAPVDVRQAVWPRGVARLAADPWAAALVAQHALTVYGRLRTRPEWEAFFGEMERARDTYLHKAAANLDELRRGYVFLRLGDLASLTFCNGWTKEQRYEGWTIRLDGARLLITPDPFGGRDVPLAVTARKLPNQRFASDADAAAAYRSAKEVTCSGMAVGVPEPRDEVRIEATE
- a CDS encoding PIN domain-containing protein, whose amino-acid sequence is MNGRTFLDSNVLIYGHDIDAGEKHETAKNALRELWAEHTGVLSAQVLQEFYVDVTRKIRTPLPREEARKVVEIYSVWCAEATTVEDILSASRTEEEAKISFWDALIISLAAKTGATRLLSEDLNPEQSISGVVIVNPFVDGPPTVERPV
- a CDS encoding FtsX-like permease family protein codes for the protein MRMRRLGWDVLQDLRYAVRLLSKAPGFTMVAVLSLALGIGANIAVFSFVDGILLRPLDVPRPQDVVRITTATPAQRFSDLSYLEFETIRDGNTTLSGLAAEWQIEMGARADGKGGERGVSRVTLGSLVNRDYFTTLGMAPALGRNFLAEEDSPGARDIAAIVSHRAWQTRFDGDPQIIGRRITVNGLPVVVVGVAPAQFTGTDLYMRHEVYLPLAMAPRIRVGARLLENPAERGLIVRGRLKPHVTVAAAAADIQALARALEETHPETSRQRTATVLRDIDQRLQTKVQDSRLSMMLLGTVLLVLVIAAVNVANLLLGRAAARGKEIAIRMSVGASRLRLVRQLLTESLLLALLGGGVGLLLAQWAVWSLRSIPLPTDLPIVIDLRLDQRVFLYGLVLALITGIVFGVAPALHATRRDLTSPVKGGATGRRPFRGRYALVAAQAALSVVLLICAGLFVKSFHRAAVGNPGYRVDGVLLTSFSPSLVNMPTARIETFYQQIQDRVRALPGVASVTLAKHVNLGPDGYSRRIAVASCSAWLSPSASPMCSAI
- a CDS encoding ISKra4 family transposase; protein product: MPVSAGSAGAARAVLQSDPNRRREDTIALFDGRASRRGPRAGRGRPDVPHACGRVLAGLRAMGRRPTGRTRGGLASGGPKGGFKTAFEGEIVAEIETLVGAGAVEDWDLEAIETAARRKAMHVAARAVEQRFNADRSDHMGSMVPCACGEPARYVDRRSKTFTSVLGALRLERAYYHCVACEAGFCPRDRALGVEGSSLSPGVLRMVGRVGAMVSFAEGHELLRELAGVEVPTTYVERAAEALGREIAEDEQRVVEPPAPTELLAPTFYLGMDGTGVPVRRAEVETRVGKQPDGSAKTREVKLVTVWSAEGRDEDGTPVRDEGSVSYSAAIESAAQKDTDETPSAFAARVAREATRRGFDRAARRAVLGDGARWIWNIAADHFPDAIQIVDRFHAKQHLSDVAKSIYGAGSDLGEHWARQRHAELDASDIEAVLCALRRHAPKDDEARKCVEYIDGNRTRMRYAEFRAAGLCTSTGVVEAGCKTAIGVRCKRAGMHWTVAGADAIIALRCCKLSGRFEDFWERRSQRRMAA